A single genomic interval of Cydia splendana chromosome 10, ilCydSple1.2, whole genome shotgun sequence harbors:
- the LOC134794134 gene encoding serine/threonine-protein kinase PAK 3-like — protein sequence MTGRSRTGVFGKLFAKNKPTKEERATEIGMPTNVKQHIHVSKNSETGMLEGLPTSWQRLLNTQITPAEQHENPDAAAAAVKFHIYTIKKEKAPNEPFKPFVTEQAITEEDLEIEKLLDKKNAHQSQDSDLSFGQSSEEEVQSESYGIRQTMPAAPTKHGMKKKDAMMDLTAVVEDLTLIGHEAEESPILRKKELVNATLTDEEIYEELKRICNKDDPYMRFERVKDLGAGASGVVFVAIDSKDKSRVAIKDIDLTKQSRKDLILNEINVLKGFNHKNLVNFLDAFLSYDHLWVAMELLDGGSLTDVVTEVVMKEGQIAAVCRETLQAIAFLHSKGTIHRDIKSDNVLLGMDGSVKVTDFGFCANIVGDEKRQTMVGTPYWMAPEVVTRKQYGKKVDVWSLGIMAIEMIEGEPPYMKETPLRALYLIAAVGRPKIPRWENLSANFQDFLDKCLQVDVDLRATAEELLEHPFLRCAMELRTLTPLIKAAQKILHKNFE from the exons ATGACGGGGCGCTCGAGGACAGGAGTGTTCGGGAAGCTGTTCGCTAAGAACAAGCCCACAAAAGAGGAGCGAGCTACGGAAATTGGCATGCCCACAAATGTTAAACAACACATACATGTGAGTAAGAATTCAGAGACGGGAATGCTGGAAGGGCTCCCGACTTCGTGGCAGCGCCTGCTAAACACACAGATCACTCCCGCGGAGCAACATGAAAACCCAGACGCGGCCGCTGCCGCGGTCAAGTTCCACATATACAccatcaaaaaagaaaaagcgCCCAACGAGCCCTTCAAACCGTTCGTAACAGAACAAGCCATCACAGAAGAGGATTTAGAAATAGAAAAGTTATTAGATAAGAAAAATGCTCACCAAAGTCAAGATTCTGATCTGTCTTTCGGGCAGAGCAGTGAGGAGGAAGTGCAAAGCGAGTCCTATGGTATCCGGCAAACCATGCCTGCGGCACCCACCAAGCATGGCATGAAGAAGAAAGATGCCATGATGGACCTCACAGCTGTAGTTGAAGACCTCACACTCATCGGGCATGAGGCAGAAGAGAGCCCTATATTAAGGAAGAAAGAGCTTGTAAATGCAACTCTAACTGATGAGGAAATATATGAGGAATTGAAGAGAATTTGTAATAAAGATGATCCCTACATGAGGTTCGAAAGGGTCAAAGACCTTGGTGCTGGGGCCTcag GTGTGGTGTTTGTGGCGATTGACAGTAAGGACAAGTCGCGGGTCGCGATCAAAGACATCGACCTCACGAAGCAGTCCAGAAAAGATCTCATCCTCAACGAAATCAACGTGCTCAAAGGTTTCAACCACAAAAACTTGGTCAATTTCCTCGACGCGTTCCTCAGCTACGATCATTTATGGGTCGCTATGGAACTCCTCGATGGCGGGTCGCTCACAGATGTAGTTACAGAGGTCGTGATGAAGGAGGGACAGATCGCCGCGGTCTGCCGCGAGACCCTCCAAGCTATAGCCTTCCTACACTCCAAGGGCACAATTCATAGAGACATCAAATCTGACAACGTACTCTTAGGCATGGACGGAAGCGTCAAAGTCACAGATTTCGGCTTCTGCGCAAATATAGTCGGTGACGAGAAACGACAAACCATGGTAGGTACACCATACTGGATGGCGCCCGAGGTAGTCACGAGAAAACAGTACGGGAAGAAAGTGGACGTGTGGTCGCTTGGGATTATGGCTATCGAGATGATAGAAGGCGAGCCCCCCTACATGAAAGAAACTCCGCTAAGAGCGCTATACTTGATAGCTGCTGTGGGGCGGCCGAAGATACCACGGTGGGAGAATTTGTCGGCGAACTTCCAGGACTTTTTAGACAAGTGCCTTCAAGTAGATGTGGACCTAAGAGCGACAGCTGAGGAGTTGCTAGAGCATCCTTTCCTGCGCTGCGCAATGGAGCTACGAACGCTGACGCCGCTTATAAAAGCCGCGCAGAAAATCCTGCACAAGAACTTCGAATGA